One Pelorhabdus rhamnosifermentans genomic region harbors:
- a CDS encoding substrate-binding domain-containing protein codes for MINILAAKGKSVVVFIMLLVMTSILSGCQENHPAAHLDDVKYVIGISQANLIEPWRVRMNEELGEEVLKHTEMRAVFTDAAQSSQKQIHDVEELLKSGVDLLIISPNDATDLTPIVAQVYKKIPVIVLDRGVEGYEYTLYIGPDNKAIGRQAGKYVAEMLGGAGGNVVEIEGPAELPSVRDRNAGFREVIKQEPNIKIVDTIIADWQRDEAEDKMTELFDKNPNIDVVFAQSDYMALGAYKAAQKRGLKQVKFIGIDGFDGSGGGLQLVEQGILQGTFTCQTGGREAIQYAVDILNHEHGLPKKIIPRSNKITVDNVQSYLQVKNEGTNEKDKKGDVVLGFSQLGAESDWRLANSESIKQAAQAEGIKLLFDEADQQQEKQIQTIRAFIALNVDVIAFSPVVETGWDEVLEEAKAAGIPVILCDRAVKPDDNTLYATFIGSDFLEEGRRAARWLIGKKQGQPFVNIVELEGTSGSAPAIDRKQGFAETIADHPEMRVIYSVSGDFTQTQGKKMMKEALNVYGDQINVVYAHNDDMALGAIEAIEEQGLRPGKDILIVSVDATKAAFRAMLADKLNCTVECTPLLGPQLVLAVKNLLSGRELPGRIITSESVFPAEVARSEYVNRKY; via the coding sequence ATGATCAATATTCTAGCGGCAAAGGGAAAAAGCGTCGTTGTCTTTATTATGTTACTCGTAATGACAAGCATACTGAGCGGCTGTCAGGAAAATCATCCAGCAGCGCATTTGGATGACGTCAAGTATGTAATTGGTATATCGCAGGCCAATCTGATTGAGCCTTGGCGGGTGAGGATGAATGAAGAATTGGGCGAAGAAGTCTTGAAACATACGGAAATGAGAGCTGTGTTTACTGATGCAGCTCAAAGCAGCCAAAAGCAGATTCATGATGTAGAAGAATTATTGAAGTCAGGTGTGGATTTATTAATTATCTCACCTAATGATGCAACAGACTTAACGCCAATTGTGGCGCAGGTCTACAAGAAGATTCCTGTTATTGTTCTTGATCGCGGTGTGGAAGGCTATGAGTATACACTTTACATTGGTCCCGATAATAAAGCCATTGGTCGTCAGGCGGGCAAGTATGTTGCGGAAATGTTGGGTGGGGCTGGAGGGAATGTTGTTGAAATAGAGGGGCCAGCTGAATTGCCTTCTGTGCGTGATAGAAATGCTGGTTTTAGGGAAGTGATTAAGCAAGAGCCCAATATTAAAATTGTTGATACGATTATTGCTGATTGGCAGCGGGATGAAGCCGAAGATAAAATGACGGAACTTTTCGATAAAAATCCAAATATTGATGTAGTTTTTGCCCAGAGTGACTATATGGCGCTTGGCGCCTATAAGGCTGCTCAAAAACGGGGTTTAAAGCAGGTCAAGTTTATTGGCATTGACGGTTTTGATGGATCGGGTGGGGGGTTACAGCTTGTAGAACAAGGAATTTTACAGGGAACATTTACTTGTCAGACGGGAGGCAGGGAAGCCATACAGTATGCTGTGGATATTTTAAATCACGAACACGGTTTGCCGAAAAAGATTATTCCCAGAAGCAATAAAATTACGGTTGATAATGTTCAGTCCTATTTGCAGGTGAAAAATGAAGGTACCAATGAAAAGGATAAAAAGGGCGATGTTGTCCTGGGATTTTCCCAATTGGGTGCTGAAAGCGATTGGCGTCTTGCCAATTCGGAGTCGATTAAACAGGCAGCGCAAGCGGAAGGGATCAAGCTGTTATTTGATGAAGCGGATCAGCAGCAAGAAAAGCAGATACAAACGATTCGTGCCTTTATTGCCCTCAACGTGGATGTTATTGCTTTTTCGCCTGTCGTGGAAACGGGTTGGGACGAGGTGCTTGAAGAAGCAAAAGCAGCAGGTATTCCTGTAATATTATGTGATCGTGCAGTGAAACCGGATGATAATACACTTTATGCAACATTTATTGGCAGTGATTTTTTAGAAGAAGGACGCCGGGCCGCGCGTTGGTTAATTGGCAAGAAGCAGGGACAACCTTTCGTGAATATTGTTGAATTGGAAGGAACAAGTGGTTCGGCACCTGCTATTGACAGAAAACAAGGGTTTGCCGAAACGATTGCAGACCATCCTGAAATGCGGGTCATTTATTCAGTATCAGGCGATTTTACGCAAACCCAAGGCAAAAAAATGATGAAAGAAGCTTTGAATGTATATGGCGATCAAATTAATGTTGTTTATGCCCATAATGATGATATGGCTTTGGGGGCGATAGAGGCCATTGAAGAACAAGGTCTTAGGCCAGGCAAAGATATTTTGATTGTTTCTGTTGATGCAACGAAAGCGGCTTTTCGTGCGATGCTTGCAGATAAATTAAATTGTACCGTTGAATGTACGCCATTACTTGGGCCACAATTGGTGCTGGCTGTAAA